TATAAACCAGTCTCTTTATAAAACTGACCCGATGTAAGACATTTTGTAAAGGAAGAAACTATATAATGTCATAACTAAACCTTTCACCAGATTGTTTTTCAAGCAAAATAAGATGTGGCTGCAACCCAACGGGGCACTTCTATGGTCTTTAGCATTGCACATGGAATAGACGAAAGCAAAATGCAAACACCTCCACCGAGGTGAAGGCCTTGCATACCGTACTAGTGTTGGTGCCAGAGTGCAAGACAACAATCAAAATGACACCATACTAGCAAACTCAGCTCTGGGAAAGAAAGTGGTGGGAAGACTGGAGATGCACTATTATTTATGTGGGTCATGTTTGGTTCCATGTAAAAAAACTGTTTGGCATCATCCAGGTACTGTATGATCAAGAGAAGAACATGTTGGAAGTATGTGTGTACTGTTTCGCAATATGCTGCCTCAATCTGGCAATATGTGGGCAATGGATGGCCCTAAACAGCCACCTGTGCCCCTTCTCATATTCCTCATGTCATTAAATTTGGACTTCAGTGCAAAACCCTTATGATTTATATGAAAAGATACAGCATATAAAGACTATGCTGGTGTATTATTTTTGTATGTATGACTGTATTGTAGGTGTTATGGTATTTATTGTGTCGAAACAGTGGGGTCTTTCTTACACTTGAGAAAGACCCTACTGGGGTTGATATGTGGCGGTATATGGTCTATGTACTCTAATGAATTGTTCCACTGGAAGATGCTGGTAAACAGTTGCTTGATTTTTGATGTTATCTAACCTGGTTGGGAGAGCTGCATCCAGGACAAGGACTGTCCATCAGTGAGTGCTGTCTGTTCCATAAACTGTAGACCATAACATTCAATGCTCTAGACCTGGGTACTGCATAATACTATTTGACTGGATGCTGTGTGGCCCTGTTCAATGGGTAATAGGGCAATGTATGTTAATATTTATTTGATGTGGTGCTGTATTGCCTGGCTTAGTGGGAGCAGCTATCAAGatttagagggaacactgccagTGATGGGTCACGGCCAGTCGTTTCTGAAGAGAAGTTGTGCGGAGAGAGGTGCCTTTAGCCTAACAGATCCTAGGCAGGTCTATGTGTCTCCATAGTTACAGATTTCTTTCAAAGCTTTTATGTAAGAAATGTATGGCACTATCCAGGTACTTTATCATCATGTGAACAACGTGCTGGAGTATTTGTGCACCATTTCACTATATGCTGGCTCCATCTGCCAATATGTGGGCACTGAACAACTGATGGATGCAGGCTGCCAGATCCCCATCGAtcagcctatcctaaggataggcctttatttaaaggggcattccaatGTTGTTTAAAgaaatcccctatccacagggacctccaccgatcttgAGAACAGGCACCCCGTACAGTACAGAAAGTCTCAACCCACTAAATATTGATAATGTTAATGTATTGTTTTAGTATAATTGCATTTTAAGAGTTTTTGTATTTGTttcatttatttataatttttaggGTATCTGTTATATCTTAAAATACTCAATAGTAagtaacataataataataataacaataataatattataaCTAATATCTGCATTGCGAAATTAGAAtgaatttaaagggtttctgtcaccccccaaaagtcatttttcatttttgggctaattaaaatccttatagtgcgattattcaatatatagtgctcttacatttttctgtggtttagtttctttaaaaacagcacttttataacatgttaattacctggctaccagcaagtagggcggttacttgctgcgCTGTACCAgtctcgctcggccgctccttcctcagtgctcttgcgccgggtgtagatgtgacgtcatcggcgcaggcgcactgaggaaggagcagccgagcgaggtcctcctctcagtgcgcctgtgccgactgaagaccggtactgcgcaggcgcgagatttggaacgcagacagggccagccaaaggagcagagcgctcgctggccctgtcaatcaacaggaggagggggcggtagccaggtaattaacatattataaaagtgcagtttttaaagaaactaaaccaCAGAAAAATGCAAGAGGGGGTTGGGGTGACAAAagctctttaaaggctatgtacacctttggggtgcaattttgtttatgattgcattttactcactttgggctacaaatcattttttcaacagttttttattaaaaatattgagccgtacTGTCAccaagggttaactgtttttctagctgtgtgaaaggtactttcactttgtgctggtcatttaataaccattatctaaattactaaaaggtcataaatacttatttaagccacattcttattagtaggatttaatgagtgtttataaggtcagagatcagagataaggagcccgtcagctccctgccttacggaagagagagaaaattagataaactcaaagctgtgcagggaaaacagctaactttcacactagcgttttggctttccgtttgtgagatccgttcagggctctcaaaagcggtcaaaaactgatcagttttgcccttatgcattctgaaaggaaaagTATTCACTCAGAATGCATGAGTTTGCCTCCGTTTAGTCACCATtcggctctggaggcggacaccaaaaagctgccttcagcattttgctgtccgcctgacgaagccgAGCCGAACAGATttgttctggcacacaatgtaagtcaatgggaacggatccgttttctctgacacaatagaaaatggatccatcccccaatgactttcaatggtgttcaagatggatcggtcatggctatagaagacataatacaactggatccgttcatgacggatacatgcagttgtattattgtaacagaaacaTTTTTGCAGCTTTTGTAgcctaaatattttttataaagaaataatctatccataggataggtaaTGCCTGTTGGATAGGCGAGGTCCTACTGCAGGGACCCCAACTTACCACAAGAGCGGGTACCCCATACCACTaggagccccctgaaatgaataaTGCTGCAGGTCAGGCATGTTAACTTCCACTCCATTTATTTCCATGGGAGTTCCAGAAATATCGGAAAGCTGTACTCTGCTGTCCCCGGGGCTCCCGAAGAGATGAATGGAATGGCAGATAACTTAACAACTAGAAACCTCTTTAAAACATgctggaaaatccttttaaattCATTCTAATTTCACATTGCAAatattgttattttattattaaattagtATTGTAATATATTACAGATTTCctaaaaatgataaataaattaaTCAAATACAAAAACGCCTACAACGCAATCATACTAAAACATCAACATTATCAATATTTAATGGGCTCAgtctttatatactgtatgtcacaagTCAGTGTCTGGCCAGATTCTGCCTTCCCATGGCTCTAATCACCAGGAGCGAAAGAAACTGGACCATGGTGTTCAGCACCACAGAATGCAGCTTCCTGTCACTTTTCTGGAGCAGCTGCCAGGTCCGCCAGAGCTGGAGACTGTTACACAGGGCAAAACCGTATTCTGGTTCATAGTGGGAAGTCCCAAATGTCCTAGTAGAGTATATAAACAGGGGCTGAATCATTGAGACAACCATTTAAAGGAAACATTTTTGTCAGTTTATGGTTCATATCATGTTAGTAGAAATTGCCATTAAACCAGTTTATATTTTAATGTACAGAGGAGGAtgccacaaaataaaataaaataaaaaagattttaaaaagaaatgCAGCAATTAAACAACTGTACCTTTCATCCTATGAATCAAGGTTCCATAGCCCATATCATACTGGTATGCAAAAACAAATCCTAGTGGTATAATAGGAACAAATAATGCTGGCTTCTTTCCTTTTATTGCCCTGTGCGAAGAACAATTTTGGCAAAAGTTAGGAGTACAGTATAGACTGGGTCAAATACACAAATATATGCCTCTTCATAAACAGGTTAAAATAAATATCTCAAAACATAACATCCAAACAGATGTAGGTTTTCATTCTCTAATATCTACTTGTAAAATGACAGTTGGCATCCAATCGGTAGCTATGGGCCTGTGCTGTGGGTAAAATTACTTGTATTCATAGAACATCTCTTTGTCAAGTGTTTATGGTAACAAAAGCATAATGGAAACAAGACGACAAGGCATGTATAATTTATCTTCTATAAGAAGCTTAATcattccattgactttcaacaatAACACTTTTGGTTATAACATAACATATTAAAATGGGTACTCCAAGACATTCACATTAATgccctatcctcatgataggtcatcaatatttgattagCGGTGGTCCGATTCCTGGTACCCCGGCTGCTAAACGCTTTGAAGAGGCCGACTGTGGCTCTTTCCTAGGTGATGGACATcatattcattggtcacatggcctaggcgcagctcagtccagtTCAGGTGAaaggggctaagctgcaataccaagcacagccactatccacaggatggcgctgtgcttggtaagctgagaggaGATCACTGGAGTTTCGGGTAATGAACAcccgcagatctgatattaatgacttacCTTGAGAACACCCGAGCAACCCCAAGGCTATGCATAGGAAAAGCAATTACTAAAGAAGAGCATAAATGGTACTTGTGTAAACCTTCACTATACTAGAGTCTCAGACAGTGATTGGTTGAACAGGCATTGACAGTCATTTCCTGCGTGTCAGGATGGGACCAGGAGCAGAGATCGTATAAGCCTCAGAACAGGATTGGTGGGGGATCGGTGAGGCCTTTCTCAATCATCTTATCTCCTGGACAACTTAACATGGTACTGGACAGTAAATATATTGTTTAGCTATTTGAGAttttaaaaaacattaaaaaaaaaaacatttaaaaacaactGACCCTGCTGTTAATCCAAGTGCAGCTAAGCTGAAAAATGTCCCATAATACTTCAAAAACTCCCGCGTCCAGGCAATCTGCATGGCCATCTGCTTCTCTCGCATCTGATTCTGCATCACAATCTGCCTCTCTAACTGCAAATGGAAAAACAATAAAAGACAAACTCAGTTATATGAAACTAAATGCAATTTTCCTACCTTTAGAGGAAATGATGGTTTCACTATTCACCACATCTGGATTCTGGTGATCCATCAGTATTCAATCTGATTTCTGCCACCTTTACGTCCTGCACATAAACTCATTTTGTCAAAGTGAAAGTTACTTGAGCAGGTGTGCATAACAATATACAATGGTACAGTGGTAATCAATCTAAATATCATGTGTAAGTTGGATTTTCAACCGCATGTTAATTTTGTCTTAGTGACAGATAACCCCCtggttcaagtaaaaaaaaaaaagtcacagttATTTACGGAATATCGTACATTTCACTGAAGGCATAACTGATGTGTAAGAAACAGGATGGCTAGAGAATGTACTGGCTACTATGCAGTAGGTATTGGATATGTGCTTGTAAATCTAACACTTAGGAGGTAAGCTGCTTTGCCCATATTTCGGCTGCTGCTAAAATGATATGGTATTTGCAAGCATGTAATGCTTTACTTTTAGTTATACAGTATAAGTTACATAagttaatctaatatataaagctgagtgtatgtgtgtatgcatgtccgctaaaggaatccgcaccgttgcatttacaatcacaaaatttggcacacaggtacattaggtgtccgggaatgttttagaccgggtctcagctctttagcatataccgttcctgagatattcccaaaaaacccattagccaatagaagcctggtcacatgaccctcatcagccaatagaagcgcgcaggcccttagtctccacatacacacagttttactgcaggtttccataacaactcagtaatttttcttcactgctgcaggtcagctttaaaggggcagggagctgtggatgacacaagtgaggtggaggtcacagttcaggggcaggtagggtggccattcaggcaaccctcaaaagacagacttaaaaacagCTCtgccaggtcctgctaagccacgccccatcCTGATTAGGCCACACCCACTCCCATTCCAcagccaacggggattgaaaaaatgaaggtaaaaattaacttccgtcagctgcaggggtgggaggttgactttctccctgtagctcatgttcagacagcacagtgctgatgtctaagagtgagctgttcaaaaaggacatccctgtgtccatccaggccctgcgccggggcggaggacagggagtctgaaagccagactgtccggcctaaaatcggacctctggccaccctaggggcaggctgctgtggagttcacagttaaagggaaggtccgctatggaggtcagtgttaaggggctgaTTGCTGCATAGCCCACTGCTAAGGGGACAGGGgggttgtggaaatcactgttaaggagatcgggtactgtggaagtcactaaaaaaggggcggccgctgtggaggtcactgttaagggggctggctgctgtggaggtcaatgttaagggggcaggatgctgtagaGGTCTCTATTAAgtggggcagggaacggtggaggtcacagttaatttgatgacaccgtgaaattttgaatcaacgtatttttcctttaaaatgaaacatttgctcggattaaacgtttgatctgtcatctacgttctattacaaataaaatattgacatttgccatctccacatcattgcattcagtttttattcacaatttgtttagtgtcccaactttttgggaatccggtttgtacttaaaaaataaaaactgcattttttttttctttgcattggcaTAGTCTgacctccattttttttatatatttacatgTACAGAGCTGAATGAGggcgcattttttgcgggttgatctgtagttttattgataccattttggactgtttatgaatttttgatcactttctctTAAAAAAATTTGGGATGTGAAGCGATTTGGTGTTTACTTTACAAGACAAAtaagtttatattttattattttggaaCACAGTGATGCctataatctttatttatttacttttttaaccccttagggaccgggctcattttcaccttaaggactaggccattttttgcaaatctgaccagtgtcactttatgtggtgataactttaaaacgctttgacttattcaggcaattctgagattgttttttcgtcacatattgtacttcatgacactggtaaaatggagtccaaaaaattcatttttatttataaaaaaataccaaatttacaaaaaaaaatggaaaaatgtgcaaatgaACAGAAGATGAGAATCTGCTTCTTAAAGGAGTTATGCCACTAATATAAATACATCTCGCCCATCAGTTATCTctgttatatcactttccccacataacatttatcaaaactgccttattccaaagttattatccTACCGTTGCGTCCTGTGGCAAATCAGTTTTGATTTCAGTTGCTATTGGTTACGTCCTGTAGTGGAGTATACAGGATGTCCATGCTCACTCGCTTGTCCATAACCACTCGTCTGTCTATGTGCAATGTCAGTTACATGCCAGTTACTGTGTCAATTATAGATGGATGGTCAGACAGACATAAGGATGAATTTTGCTCTAACAAATGATGGAGATTAGCAGAAGT
This portion of the Bufo gargarizans isolate SCDJY-AF-19 chromosome 1, ASM1485885v1, whole genome shotgun sequence genome encodes:
- the PLGRKT gene encoding plasminogen receptor (KT); its protein translation is MGSFFSRAMDENMKNQREFMLMNSQLQLERQIVMQNQMREKQMAMQIAWTREFLKYYGTFFSLAALGLTAGAIKGKKPALFVPIIPLGFVFAYQYDMGYGTLIHRMKGTAEDILEKESNLLEMPQGLPTFELIEKARKAQRKFFVEK